The DNA window AAGATGGTTGGGAGGATAAGGGACCTCGCCGAGAAGTATGGGGCGAAGAGGCTGGCGGTCCTTGGGGACGTCAAGCACACGGTGGGGAAGGTGGAGGACATCGACTGGGGGATGGTCCCGTTCTTCTTCGACACCATGCTCGACTTATTCGAATCGGTGGAGGTGGTGCCTGGGAACCACGATGGTAGCCTCAAGATCGTGCTGCCGCCCCGGGTCAAGCTACAGCCTTCCCGGGGGACGGTGCTCGGCTCGGGAAGGGGGCGAGTCGGAGTCGCCCACGGGCATGCTTGGCCGTCGGAGGAGGCGATCGCATGCAAGAACCTAGTTATCGGCCATTCCCATTTCACCTACGAGATGAGGGACAGGTTCGGGGCCAGGACGCGGGAGTCCGTCTGGGTCTCCGCGAGCTACGACGTGGCCCAGCTCATGGAAGGGGCGGGGTACAAGTCCAAGGCGAAAGGGAAAGGCAAGCTGATCGTGATGCCACCGTTCAACAGGATGGTCGGGGGGCAGCCCATCAACAGGAGCAGGTCTTTCCAGTTCGGACCGGTGCTCTCATCAAGGTCGGTGAGCCTAGAGGAATCGGACATCTTCCTTCTGGACGGGACGAGAGTTACCTAGGGTCACTGGATGCCAGGGGAGTCGCCGTCCACCGCGCCCTTGAGGAGGCGCTCGAGCGAAGGCTCTCCCACGGCCCCGATTATCGCGTCCATGGGCTGGCCTCCCTTGAATATCATGAAGGTAGGGATAGAGAAGACCTGATAGCGCGAGGAGATGTTGATCTGTTGATCGACATTGACCTTTCCGAAGATTACCCTTCCCGAGTATCTGGCGGCCAACTTTTCCACTACTGGGTCCATCACCATGCAGGGTCCGCACCAGGTCGCCCAGAAATCTACGAAGAGGGGCTTCGGACCTGAGCTGAGTTTGTCGAAGTTCGCTTCGGTCAGCTCGACTGTCAGGCTTCCGTGCTCGGTTCCAGTGGGCATCATCGAATTGGGACTTCGGGACTGCGATGCATATTTAAGATTGCGAGGGTTGCTGCGGTTTCTTCCCAGATGGCAGACGTTTTCTCGGCGATTCTGAAGAAGCTCGACACTCAGGAGCCCCCTTCGGGACAGATGCGACAGGCGGCCGTCTCCATGATGCTGAAGGACATGGAGGCCCCGAGCGTCCTACTGATCAAGAGGGCGGACCGCGAGGGAGACCCCTGGTCGGGGCAGGTGGCCTTCCCTGGAGGGAAGGCCCAGGAGGGCGACGCGACGCTTAGGGAGACTGCGATCCGGGAGACGAACGAAGAAGTGGGCATCGATCTGGGGACTAGGGCCGAGTTCCTCGGGTACTTCAGCACGTTCAGGACGCACACTGGAACCATGGACGTCGTCCCAGCTGCGTTCCTCATGAAGGACGAAGTCGAAGTCAGGACGAACGACGAAGTGGCCTCCTACAGGTGGGTCAAGCTCGAGCGCCTCCTCTCAGGCGAGGCGAAGTCCGCCTACAGGCTGGAGTTCGGCGGCCAGGTAAGGGAGATGCCGGCGCTGCTGGTTGACGACTACGTCGTCTGGGGCCTCACCCACCTGATAATCTCCACACTTCTCGAATAGATACATGCGCGATTGACGGATCGAGTGGAATCCTAATTGATGTCCAGGCTTTCCCCGGATGCCTTCCTCATCCTGTTCACCTCGCTCAGCTCGAAGGGGAAGACTACCCACTTATCCACGACCTCGAGGTAGTAGTCGGGCTCGGTCTTGCTCCAGGGTTTCTTGAATAGGACAGCGGTCTCGAGAAGCCTGGGACCCTGGGCGGAAAGATGGCGTTTGAGCACGCTCATAGTGTCCCCCTGGTCGACGAGGTCGTCCACGAGGAGAACGCTATTTTCTTTCACAGGCTGAGTCAGCGTCGACAGGATTTTCGGAAGTCCCCTCTCGCCGATTCCGCTGTAAGATTTCACGTTGATGAAGTCGATCCTGACGTCGAGATGGTCAGAAACCACCATTGCGACAGGGATGCCTCCACGGGCGATGCCCACCACGACGTCGTATTTCTTTCCCGCAGCGCGCACCTTCTCGGCGAGCGCCTCCGCGAGATTGCCGTACTCCGCCCAGCTGATGTACCTAAACTCGGGCATCGAGGGCGGCGTCCAGTCAAGTCTACATAACTTTTCAGATTATTCTTTGCAGCAGGATGTAGAGTGGGCCGGCCAGGATTCGAACCTGGGACCTTCGCCGTGTAAGGGCTTGATGGGCAAGGCCTGACATCCTAACCGGGCTAGACAACCGGCCCCAAATCGCGCGCGACTCGGACATCTATTAAGGATTGGAGCGAACTCGACTCGTCGAATGGCGACTAGCTACGAAAGAGGGCGACGAATTGGATTTAACAGCCGAAAGCAGGCCACGAGGCGATAGCTGTGGCAAAGGATTCAGTCAAGATACTCGCCATTCGCGCACGAGAGATTCTAGACTCGCGGGGAAATCCTACTGTTGAAGCCGAGGTGATGACCGAGTTGTCGGTTGGGAAGGCGAGTGTGCCGTCCGGGGCATCCAAGGGCAAGCACGAGGCCGTGGAACTGCGGGACGGAGATTCCGAGAGGTTCGGCGGAAAGGGCGTTCTGAAGGCTGTGGAGAATGTGAATCGCACAATCGGCCCGAAACTGAAGGGATCGGACTGCGCTGACCAGAGGAAGATAGACAGCTCCATGCGCAGATTGGACGGATCCCCGAACAAGGCTAGGCTTGGGGCGAATGCGATCCTGTCTGTTTCTATGGCCTCGGCGAGAGCGGCTGCGAGTTCACACCTGCTGGGACTCTTCGAGGAGCTGAGGAAGTCAAGCGCATACACCCTGCCCGTGCCGATGATGAACGTTATCAACGGTGGCGAACACGCTGGAAACGAGCTTGCAATCCAGGAGTTTCTGATCGAGCCTGTAGGGGCAGGGTCCTGCGGGGAAGCCGTGAGGATGGGAGATGAAGTCTACCACGCACTCAAGCAGGTTCTCATCGAGGAACACGGCCGAGCCGCGACAAACGTGGGAGATGAGGGAGGTTTCGCCCCGCCGTTCGCCAGGACGAGAGACGCTTTGGTCTCCATCCGGAAGGCCATCAAACGGGCGGGATACGGAGAAAGCGACGTCAGGCTGGGAATCGACGCCGCTGCCTCGACCTTCTATCGTCAGAAGGATGAGACGTACACTATGGATGGGAATAGGTTGACTCCGCAGCGCCTCGAGGACTACTACACATCGCTCCGGGACGAGTACGGACTCCTCACCATAGAAGACCCGTTCGCGGAAGATTCATTCGAGTCCTTAGCTGCGATCACCAGAAGACTCGGACGGAAGACAAAGATCATCGGGGACGACGTGTACGTGACAAACGTTTCGAGGATGAAGAAGGGAATCAGGATGTCAGCGACGAATGCGGTGTTGATCAAGCTCAACCAGATAGGGACGGTCTCAGAGACCGAAGACGCGGTGCGCCTGGCGAGGAAGGCGAAGTGGACCGTGGTGGTATCCCACAGGTCGGGGGAGACGGACGACCCCTTCATCGCCCACCTTGCGACAGCGTTTGGGGCCGAGTTCATCAAGACCGGAGCCCCGGCCAGAGGAGAGAGGGTTGCGAAGTACAACGAACTCCTAAGAATTGAGGAGCAACTGGGGGCGAAGGCCAAGTACTCCGGAAAGCAGTTCAGCTAGAGGAGTGCGCAGGGGGTGGGATTCGAACCCACGAGTCCCGTGAGAGACACAGGCTTAGCAAGCTCGCGCCGAATCGTCTGCGCCTTACCAGGCTACCCGAAGGTGTCTCTAGGCTACCCCTGCTCGAGTTCGGAGCCGACCTGTGGCCGTTAAAAAGCAAGTGGCGGCGGGTCCCTCGGAGTTCACCATCACTCCTCGCCCCCGTCTCGTCAGACGGGGAATCCCCCACGTAGACGAGGCAGCGTGGTCACGTCACCCTAGGGCTGCTCCCTCCCGGACCTCGCCCGATTCGGCAATCAAGAGTCAGGACCTCTCCTTCGAGAGGACTGCTCCTCATGACCGCCCACCTCGGCGTGAGTTCGTCTCCCCCGCCAGTCGCGGGTTGCGGGGAAGGTGGCTTTACCCGAAGGTTACTGGCGCCGCATGAAGCCGGTTTCGGCCAAGCGGGGACGGCTATCCCCCGGTCCCTACCCACCGCCAACCCTGTCAGGTCTGGCCCACATATTTAACGTGCTGTTTGACTTCGGACTTCATCCGGCATACGTTACACAGGCCACTCGAGGAGGGCCTCCCGCAGTCGGAGCAGGGGACCGATTTCTTGTCCGACTTGCCGGCGTAACGCGAGATCACGTCAAGGCTGGAACTCAGGAGGACGTTCTTCACCCCAGGATGGTTCGCCTCCATCTGGTTGAGGTAGTCGCGGACCTCGCTCCTCAGGCCCTCGTGCATATAGGGGCAGCTCACGCTCTGGAAGGGGACCCCGGATTGGAAGGCGAAGAGGGCGACCTCCTCCTCGCAAATCTCCATGAACGGCTTCACTCGGCGCATGGGGAAGCTCTCGTCGACATAGGCGGGGTGGAGCCAGCCCAGGCGGGCGACGTCGCCGTGGAACAGGTTCATCATGAACGTCTGGATGTAGTCGTCAAGGTTGTGGGCCGTTGCTACCACCGAGACTCGGGCCCTCTCCGCGGCCTCGTCTATGGCCCTGCGCCTGAAGACTCCGCAGAAGCTGCACGAAGATACTTCGCGTTCTTCCTTCCAGTCCAAGGCCTCGTCCAGGGAGAACCCGAAGAGCTCCTTGTAGGAGACGGTGAGGTGCTCGACTCCCAGCCTGTCCGTGAGCGACTTCGCGTGCTCCAACGCCTCATCACGGTAGCCGGCGACCCCTTCGTCGACGGATATGGCGACCAGTTCGTTCCCGTGGAGGAGGCCGTGGAGCACCTCGAGGAGGGAAAGGCTGTCCTTGCCCCCCGAGACCGCGACGCCCACCCTCTCTCCATGGGCGATCATTCCGTACTTTGACATCGTCTTCCGAGTCTTCTCGACGATTGATTCCTTGAAGCAGGTGGCGCAGAGGGACTCGCCTGAATATCGCCTGGTGTAGAAGACCTTCCCCCCGCACCGTGAGCATCCGGCCATGGTTGTGCCGTCGGCCTTCGCGTCTCTATAAAGCGTGAACGCTTAAAGCGCCAGCGGATTCCGCGGGTCAAGAATGTCTTCGGAGGACTTCAAGAGGGTCGAGGTCTCGAGATACGGCATCGTCCTCCTGAGAACGAGGAGGTTCAAAGGCCTGATGGACAGGCTGGGCAGGAACAAGATTGCAAAGCCCGTAGGATGGGTATTGCTGTATCTGATGCCAATTGCCGCAGCCTTTGGGTTCTTCATCTTCATCTCGAATTTCCTTGTACTCTTTTCTCCCGTCGCTCACCAAGCGGCCGGAGTCGTCCGGGGGATCAGTCCGCTGGCCTATCTGGGGCTCCCAGGGATCAATCCGTACATCCCGTTCCTGTACGGCTGGATAGCACTCGTCTTCGGAATGATCGTGCACGAGGGTGCCCACGGGGTAGTCTCGCGGAGCCTTGGGCTCCCTGTCAAGGCGTCAGGCCTGCTCTTCTTCCTCTTCGTACCGATTGGTGCCTTCGTCGATATCGATGAAACAGCCCTGAAGGCTGCGCGAGCTAGAGACTCGGGAAGAGTGCTCGCTGCAGGGGCGGGAGTGAACTTCGTTGCCGGGATTGTGTTTCTTCTCCTCCTTTCGAACACTGTTTCGACGATGAGTCCTGCGGCCAACGGGCTGGCCATAACGGGTGTGGGCTCCCCTTCCCCCGCGGCTACTGCGGGGATCCATCCTGGTGACTTCATACTCTCCGTCAACGGCGTTCACCTTAACGACACGTCGCAAATCGTGAACTCCAATTGGTACAAACAGAATCAGACGATCACGATGACAGTCTGGAGGTCAGGAGAGGTGCGGACGGTTGGCCTGACGGTAGGGAGGAACCCGGCCAACGCGTCTCTTCCATATCTGGGCATCAACTCCATCGGCTACTCGGAGCTCCGCGGAATAGCCTCGAGATACTCGAACTCCTTCCTGACTCGTCCTGTGATCTACATCTGCATACCTGCCTTCCCATGCGCCGCATCGATCATCCCTTTTTCTGACACGCTGGCGCCCCTCTACACTTCGCCATACGGGGGGGCCCTGGTACCACTCGCCTCCCTTCTCTACTGGCTCTTCTTCCTGAACTTCAACCTGGCGATATTCAACGCGCTGCCGATATACCCCTTGGACGGCGGCCAGGCGTTCCGCATAGGGCTGGGCGCGTTGGGCCGTGGAAAGCTTAGCGAGAAGACACTGTCCAATCTGTCTACGGTCGCCACGTTGGTCGTCTTTGCGCTCATCGTGACTTTTCCGCTGTCAGCCTACCTGGGCCTCATCTGAGAAGAAGGCTCGTTAAATAGCAAGATCCAATCACGAAAGGATGCCCGCCATCCAGCCTCCTGCGCAGACGGGAGACCTGATTCAGCAGCTTGCGCAGCAGTTCACCTCGATCATGACGAGCGCCCTGACCACGATAGACTCGACGGTCGTCGACCTGGCGCGGTTGGCCTATGTGACGGTCCTGATGGTGGGGATCCTCCTCTACTTCACGCACGTCGAAAGGAGGCTCGGGAAGGACCTGATCAAGGGAGGGGTCGCCCTGGCCATCATGTCGGAGTTCGTATTCCCGGTGATCACGAAGTTCTGAGACCGTACCTCAGCAGTGCGACGATGCCTCCGAAGGAGGAGACCTGCTTCCCGAACTCCATCGAGGAGTCAGCGAGGTAGACCTTCCCACCGCTCTCCTCCACAGAGTTGAGCACTCCCACCAGGGTCTCCTCGTCCACGCCGGTGGAGAAGACGTTGTCTGATACCGCGCACGAATCGACCGCGCCGGCGTCCGCCGCTTCCTTTACCCGGGGGAGGGTGTAGGCGACCTTGGGGTCTGAGGAGGAGATCCTCCTGACCGCTTCGACCACGAGCTGCTGCATCTCCACGACCAGGGACCCCCTCGCAATCTTCTGGAAACCCGGGTCCTTCACCAGCGCCCGGACGCCGTCGGCCCCGGTCAGGTCCGGGCCTTCGACGGTCTGGACAGGATAGGACCTCAGCCTCTCCCGAAGCTGATTGGCGACCGCGCTTTTGAAGTTCCCGGGACCTGCGATGACTACGTCGTCACCCTCCTTCACCGACTGGGAGACCAGTTCGACCACCTTCGCCATGTAGGGCTTAGAGCTCTGCTCGTCGGACATTTTTCCCCCAAGGCCCGATTCCAGCGAGGCGATTATCGAAAGGTGGGAGCCGCTCAGGGCCCCGACCCCAGCCTCGCGCCTGTCCACGGCGACGATGATGAATCTCTTGGAAAGTTGTGAGGGTGGGCGGACAAGGCCGACGTCGACCTGGCTCCATCGCTCCTTGCGGACGGTCACGGTGTGGCCGGGGGAGAGAGTGATTGCGTGCGAGCCGACCTTGGTGACGCTATCGTCGCTCGCCTCCACGATGGTGCCCTTGAGCCTGAGCCTTTCGATGCTGCTGTCGAGGTGCACCTCCTGGACCAGGAGGGCGATCGTGACCCTGACCCTTTCTCCTTTGTCTGGACGCGAGAACTCGTCCTCGTTCTTTACGACCCGGGAACTGCGCGTGACTACGACGTCCCCCTTCGAGATGAGTCTTCGCAGGGTCCAGAGGTCCTCGGCGGATTCGATTATGAG is part of the Nitrososphaerota archaeon genome and encodes:
- the trxA gene encoding thioredoxin, whose translation is MMPTGTEHGSLTVELTEANFDKLSSGPKPLFVDFWATWCGPCMVMDPVVEKLAARYSGRVIFGKVNVDQQINISSRYQVFSIPTFMIFKGGQPMDAIIGAVGEPSLERLLKGAVDGDSPGIQ
- a CDS encoding CoA pyrophosphatase, whose amino-acid sequence is MADVFSAILKKLDTQEPPSGQMRQAAVSMMLKDMEAPSVLLIKRADREGDPWSGQVAFPGGKAQEGDATLRETAIRETNEEVGIDLGTRAEFLGYFSTFRTHTGTMDVVPAAFLMKDEVEVRTNDEVASYRWVKLERLLSGEAKSAYRLEFGGQVREMPALLVDDYVVWGLTHLIISTLLE
- a CDS encoding phosphoribosyltransferase family protein, which encodes MPEFRYISWAEYGNLAEALAEKVRAAGKKYDVVVGIARGGIPVAMVVSDHLDVRIDFINVKSYSGIGERGLPKILSTLTQPVKENSVLLVDDLVDQGDTMSVLKRHLSAQGPRLLETAVLFKKPWSKTEPDYYLEVVDKWVVFPFELSEVNRMRKASGESLDIN
- the eno gene encoding phosphopyruvate hydratase, which produces MAVAKDSVKILAIRAREILDSRGNPTVEAEVMTELSVGKASVPSGASKGKHEAVELRDGDSERFGGKGVLKAVENVNRTIGPKLKGSDCADQRKIDSSMRRLDGSPNKARLGANAILSVSMASARAAASSHLLGLFEELRKSSAYTLPVPMMNVINGGEHAGNELAIQEFLIEPVGAGSCGEAVRMGDEVYHALKQVLIEEHGRAATNVGDEGGFAPPFARTRDALVSIRKAIKRAGYGESDVRLGIDAAASTFYRQKDETYTMDGNRLTPQRLEDYYTSLRDEYGLLTIEDPFAEDSFESLAAITRRLGRKTKIIGDDVYVTNVSRMKKGIRMSATNAVLIKLNQIGTVSETEDAVRLARKAKWTVVVSHRSGETDDPFIAHLATAFGAEFIKTGAPARGERVAKYNELLRIEEQLGAKAKYSGKQFS
- a CDS encoding TIGR00269 family protein, whose product is MAGCSRCGGKVFYTRRYSGESLCATCFKESIVEKTRKTMSKYGMIAHGERVGVAVSGGKDSLSLLEVLHGLLHGNELVAISVDEGVAGYRDEALEHAKSLTDRLGVEHLTVSYKELFGFSLDEALDWKEEREVSSCSFCGVFRRRAIDEAAERARVSVVATAHNLDDYIQTFMMNLFHGDVARLGWLHPAYVDESFPMRRVKPFMEICEEEVALFAFQSGVPFQSVSCPYMHEGLRSEVRDYLNQMEANHPGVKNVLLSSSLDVISRYAGKSDKKSVPCSDCGRPSSSGLCNVCRMKSEVKQHVKYVGQT
- a CDS encoding site-2 protease family protein — translated: MSSEDFKRVEVSRYGIVLLRTRRFKGLMDRLGRNKIAKPVGWVLLYLMPIAAAFGFFIFISNFLVLFSPVAHQAAGVVRGISPLAYLGLPGINPYIPFLYGWIALVFGMIVHEGAHGVVSRSLGLPVKASGLLFFLFVPIGAFVDIDETALKAARARDSGRVLAAGAGVNFVAGIVFLLLLSNTVSTMSPAANGLAITGVGSPSPAATAGIHPGDFILSVNGVHLNDTSQIVNSNWYKQNQTITMTVWRSGEVRTVGLTVGRNPANASLPYLGINSIGYSELRGIASRYSNSFLTRPVIYICIPAFPCAASIIPFSDTLAPLYTSPYGGALVPLASLLYWLFFLNFNLAIFNALPIYPLDGGQAFRIGLGALGRGKLSEKTLSNLSTVATLVVFALIVTFPLSAYLGLI